Proteins encoded by one window of Halomonas sp. Bachu 37:
- a CDS encoding TonB-dependent siderophore receptor, with protein sequence MQATAAGLCLAALPLAASAATADAETDTMVVVGTALKVDTPLVETPRPVSSVNREELDNRNVQQLDEAFRYRAGVLSGHYGSDNNTDWFKVRGFDQSTYQDGLRIYREGFYQWLPEPYGLERVEVFKGPSSILYGEAPPGGLINAVSKRPTAERQGNVELQVGNRYHRQVGVDTSGPLTESGDVRYRMVGLYKERDGDLDATDNERYYFAPSLAVDFSEDTTVTFLASVQKDDGVPVNGFKLPYGTVESTPFGKVDRDTNLSEPGYDQDKRTQWALGYELRHTLNDTWAFEQDLRYSELDLDLRSTYALSMVDDRRASRGHVYRDGGIDSWTVDNRVVGTWYTDRTENTLLLGVDYQNLALSGREADDYAFGEPIDIFNPSYGNYTPIGSDDLLSREIDKEQTGIYAQNQLRLDDRWVLLGGVRYDQAETENSNLTAGTTERSDDDQVSWSGGAMYLGDNGVNPYISYTESFDPVGRVDSAGELYEPREGRQWELGVKVAPFDWDGYVTAAVFDLEESNTFVNSPAGFQVQEGERTSQGFELEGVGYVTDDLKVTAAYTYNDSRLEDDRRASLIPRHQASAWLDYALTGGVLDGVTLGGGVRYVGSSVDADNSSADVDSYTLVDAMVGYEFADGWQAQLNVNNLTDEEYVASCEYWCYYGESRSVIGSVNYRW encoded by the coding sequence ATGCAAGCCACTGCGGCCGGATTGTGCCTGGCCGCTCTTCCCCTAGCAGCCTCCGCGGCGACGGCGGACGCTGAAACCGACACTATGGTAGTAGTGGGAACGGCCTTGAAGGTCGATACCCCGCTGGTCGAGACACCACGGCCGGTGTCGAGCGTCAATCGGGAAGAGCTCGATAACCGCAATGTTCAGCAGCTTGACGAGGCGTTTCGTTACCGTGCCGGTGTTCTCTCGGGCCACTACGGCAGCGATAACAATACCGATTGGTTCAAGGTGCGCGGGTTCGATCAGTCGACCTACCAGGATGGGCTGCGTATCTACCGCGAAGGCTTCTACCAGTGGCTGCCCGAGCCCTACGGCCTGGAGCGGGTCGAGGTGTTCAAGGGGCCGTCTTCGATTCTCTACGGCGAGGCGCCTCCCGGCGGCTTGATCAATGCCGTGAGCAAGCGGCCCACCGCCGAGCGCCAGGGCAACGTCGAGCTGCAAGTGGGCAATCGCTATCACCGCCAGGTCGGTGTCGACACTTCGGGGCCGCTGACCGAGTCCGGCGACGTGCGCTACCGCATGGTGGGCCTGTACAAGGAGCGTGATGGCGACCTGGATGCTACCGACAACGAGCGCTATTACTTCGCCCCGAGCCTGGCGGTGGACTTCAGCGAAGACACCACGGTGACCTTCCTGGCCAGCGTGCAGAAGGATGACGGCGTCCCGGTCAACGGCTTCAAGTTGCCTTACGGCACCGTCGAAAGTACCCCGTTCGGCAAGGTAGACCGGGACACCAACCTGAGCGAGCCAGGCTACGATCAGGATAAACGCACCCAGTGGGCGTTAGGTTACGAGCTGAGGCATACCCTCAATGATACCTGGGCGTTCGAACAGGACCTGCGCTACAGCGAGCTCGATCTCGACCTGCGCAGCACCTATGCCCTCTCCATGGTGGATGACCGTCGCGCCTCCCGGGGCCACGTTTACCGCGATGGCGGCATCGATAGCTGGACGGTGGATAACCGTGTTGTCGGCACGTGGTACACGGATCGCACCGAGAACACCTTGTTGCTGGGTGTCGATTATCAGAATCTCGCCTTGAGTGGTCGGGAAGCGGATGATTATGCGTTCGGCGAGCCGATCGATATTTTCAATCCCAGTTATGGCAACTACACCCCGATCGGTTCCGACGATTTGCTGTCGCGGGAGATCGATAAGGAACAGACCGGCATCTATGCGCAGAACCAACTGCGACTCGACGACCGCTGGGTGTTGCTGGGCGGTGTGCGCTATGACCAGGCGGAAACGGAGAACAGCAACCTGACCGCGGGCACCACGGAGCGCTCGGATGACGACCAGGTGTCGTGGTCGGGAGGTGCCATGTACTTGGGCGATAATGGCGTCAATCCTTACATCAGCTACACCGAGTCGTTCGACCCCGTGGGCCGCGTGGACAGTGCCGGCGAGTTGTACGAGCCCCGGGAAGGTCGCCAGTGGGAATTGGGCGTCAAGGTGGCGCCGTTTGACTGGGACGGCTACGTGACGGCGGCTGTCTTCGATCTGGAAGAGAGCAACACGTTCGTCAATTCCCCGGCAGGCTTTCAGGTCCAGGAAGGCGAGCGCACCTCGCAAGGCTTCGAGCTGGAAGGCGTGGGTTACGTGACCGATGACCTCAAGGTCACCGCTGCCTACACCTACAATGATTCACGCCTGGAAGATGACCGGCGCGCCAGCCTGATTCCACGTCACCAGGCCTCCGCATGGCTGGATTATGCGCTCACCGGCGGGGTGCTCGACGGTGTCACCCTGGGCGGCGGCGTGCGCTATGTGGGTAGCAGTGTGGATGCCGACAACAGCAGTGCCGATGTGGACAGCTATACGCTGGTCGATGCCATGGTGGGTTACGAGTTTGCCGATGGTTGGCAGGCCCAGCTCAACGTCAACAATCTCACCGATGAAGAGTATGTCGCCAGCTGCGAGTACTGGTGCTACTACGGCGAGTCGCGCAGCGTGATCGGTAGCGTGAACTACCGCTGGTAA
- a CDS encoding YifB family Mg chelatase-like AAA ATPase: protein MTLAIVATRAGLGLEAPEVQVEVHLANGLPGLTLVGLPETAVKESRERVRSALVNAGFDFPNTRRITLNLAPADLPKEGGRFDLPIALGILAASGQIPVEALEGVECTGELALDGKLRAVPGVLPFALATRQAGRALIVPRDCADEAALAGSLKVLPADTLWQVVAHLLGQEKIPAHQLAFQPQPGQPPADLAEIRGQHQARRALEVAAAGGHNLLFAGPPGTGKTMLASRLPGILPPLSDDEALEVAAVRSVCGLPLEQDWGRRPFRQPHHSASAAALVGGGSKPKPGEISLAHHGVLFLDELPEFSRHVLEVLRQPLESGTIHLARASHERRYPAQFQLVAAMNPCPCGHLGDPRQRCQCSTSQIQRYQARLSGPLLDRIDLQVEVPALPPEQLTSQEVGESSAAVRQRVMAARERQLARGALNAYLGGRELEAACALQAAERTWLAEVLEKLKLSARAYHRVLRVALTLADLQGEARPAQPQLMEAIGYRQLDRLLKRG, encoded by the coding sequence ATGACGCTGGCTATCGTCGCCACCCGGGCCGGTCTGGGGCTCGAGGCGCCTGAAGTGCAAGTCGAAGTCCATCTGGCCAACGGCCTGCCCGGCTTGACGCTGGTGGGCCTGCCGGAAACGGCGGTGAAAGAGAGCCGCGAGCGGGTGCGCAGCGCCCTGGTCAATGCCGGGTTCGATTTTCCCAATACACGGCGCATTACTCTTAACCTGGCCCCTGCCGACCTGCCCAAGGAGGGTGGGCGTTTCGATCTGCCCATTGCCCTGGGGATTCTTGCCGCCTCGGGCCAGATTCCTGTGGAAGCGCTGGAAGGCGTGGAGTGTACCGGCGAGCTGGCACTCGACGGCAAGCTGCGCGCGGTTCCCGGTGTATTGCCATTCGCCCTGGCTACTCGTCAGGCTGGTCGCGCCTTGATCGTGCCTCGTGATTGCGCCGACGAGGCGGCACTGGCCGGCTCCCTGAAAGTCCTCCCCGCAGATACCTTGTGGCAGGTGGTGGCCCACTTGCTGGGCCAGGAAAAGATTCCCGCCCACCAGTTGGCATTTCAACCGCAACCGGGGCAGCCACCGGCGGATCTTGCCGAGATTCGCGGCCAGCACCAGGCTCGTCGGGCCCTGGAAGTCGCCGCCGCCGGCGGCCATAATCTCTTGTTTGCCGGCCCGCCCGGTACCGGCAAGACCATGCTCGCCAGCCGTCTACCGGGCATTCTTCCGCCGCTGAGCGATGATGAAGCGCTGGAAGTGGCGGCGGTACGTTCGGTGTGCGGGCTACCGCTGGAGCAAGATTGGGGGCGGCGCCCCTTTCGCCAGCCCCATCATAGTGCCAGCGCGGCAGCGCTGGTGGGTGGTGGCTCGAAGCCCAAGCCCGGCGAGATATCCCTGGCCCACCACGGCGTGCTGTTTCTCGACGAGCTACCGGAATTTTCCCGCCACGTCCTCGAGGTACTTCGTCAGCCCCTGGAATCGGGAACCATTCACCTGGCGCGGGCCAGCCATGAACGCCGCTACCCCGCTCAATTCCAGTTGGTAGCGGCAATGAACCCCTGTCCTTGCGGCCACCTGGGCGACCCGCGCCAACGCTGTCAATGCAGCACAAGCCAGATCCAGCGCTACCAGGCCCGGCTTTCCGGTCCGCTGCTCGACCGCATCGACCTGCAGGTGGAGGTTCCCGCCTTGCCGCCCGAGCAGCTTACCTCCCAGGAGGTGGGAGAAAGCTCGGCAGCGGTACGCCAGCGGGTGATGGCCGCCCGCGAGCGGCAATTGGCGCGCGGCGCCCTCAATGCCTATCTCGGCGGCCGTGAATTGGAAGCCGCATGCGCCCTGCAAGCCGCCGAGCGCACATGGCTTGCCGAGGTGCTGGAAAAACTCAAATTGTCGGCACGCGCCTACCACCGGGTACTGCGAGTGGCGCTCACGCTGGCGGATCTTCAGGGTGAGGCGCGCCCCGCCCAGCCGCAGCTGATGGAGGCGATCGGCTATCGCCAACTGGATCGTTTGTTGAAGCGTGGCTAG
- a CDS encoding alpha/beta hydrolase — MTDFTPLQALGPIAPLDEKGGQPMTDYLEHYGLAPLLSEHVGLYVGYLDTGRFQLWCQVWSPPEPVGTAFVVHGYFDHLGLYCHLLEHLLAGGWRVVLWDLPGHGLSSGPRAAIEDFDDYQHCLSFLQEHLSSRDLAPKPWLGVGQSTGAAILATDALSRRETAGWAGIVLLAPLVRPWRWNQASWLHLVASPFVKTIPRKYRPNSTDEHFTEFLRERDPLQPEQLSVTWISAMRRWMPRLLALPPNPVPTLILQGEQDLTVDWEWNLDVLEKKFPEAQIVRHPEARHHLVNEAEPIRRGLFSALDDFIDGLQGNASHASTNDPVGDSRSPPSAAAGRGAPHPEDPPA, encoded by the coding sequence ATGACCGACTTTACCCCCCTGCAGGCTTTGGGACCGATCGCCCCTTTAGACGAGAAGGGCGGCCAGCCAATGACCGATTACCTGGAGCATTATGGCCTGGCGCCGCTACTCAGCGAACACGTGGGACTGTACGTCGGCTATCTCGACACCGGACGTTTCCAGTTGTGGTGCCAGGTGTGGAGCCCGCCGGAGCCGGTAGGCACGGCCTTTGTAGTACACGGGTATTTCGATCACCTAGGGCTCTATTGCCACCTGCTCGAACACTTGCTGGCGGGTGGTTGGCGGGTGGTCTTGTGGGACTTGCCCGGGCATGGCCTTTCCAGCGGGCCGCGCGCGGCGATCGAGGATTTCGACGACTACCAGCACTGTCTGAGCTTTCTTCAGGAACATCTCAGCTCCCGGGATCTGGCGCCCAAGCCCTGGCTGGGTGTGGGCCAGAGCACCGGCGCCGCTATCCTGGCGACCGATGCGCTGAGCCGCCGCGAAACGGCGGGTTGGGCGGGTATCGTGCTGCTCGCTCCGCTGGTACGCCCCTGGCGCTGGAACCAGGCCAGTTGGCTGCATCTGGTGGCCAGCCCCTTCGTGAAGACGATTCCGCGCAAGTACCGCCCCAATTCCACCGATGAGCACTTTACCGAGTTCCTGCGTGAGCGCGACCCTTTGCAGCCCGAACAATTGAGCGTGACCTGGATCAGCGCCATGCGCCGCTGGATGCCGCGCTTGCTGGCGCTTCCCCCCAACCCGGTGCCGACGTTGATCCTCCAGGGCGAACAGGACCTTACCGTCGATTGGGAGTGGAATCTCGATGTGCTGGAAAAGAAATTTCCTGAAGCGCAGATAGTTCGACATCCCGAGGCGCGCCACCATCTGGTCAACGAAGCCGAACCGATTCGCCGCGGCTTGTTCTCCGCCCTGGATGATTTCATCGATGGGCTACAGGGGAACGCTAGCCACGCTTCAACAAACGATCCAGTTGGCGATAGCCGATCGCCTCCATCAGCTGCGGCTGGGCGGGGCGCGCCTCACCCTGAAGATCCGCCAGCGTGA